The Candidatus Schekmanbacteria bacterium RIFCSPLOWO2_02_FULL_38_14 genome includes a window with the following:
- a CDS encoding lipopolysaccharide heptosyltransferase II, translating to MLNKEKIKRIFIRESNWIGDAIMTTPAISSIKKSFPQAKLFVAANPYVAEILRGNPCIDEFLVFDSKNSNNNLLSRFRLFREWGKKYNFDIGILFTNSFKSALEVFLMGIPELAGFDTDGRGFLLTRKIHATAEILKKHEVEYFLDLIKGIGIEPQSRDLTLRLSEHDEAFAKDFFGKNNLLPAQMIITVCAGASLQPKEWHPERYAKVCDMLVRNLRAQVIILGSNADQIVSSKIISFMEEKAINLAGKTSLRESMAIIKNSDLYIGNNTGPMHIAAAFKTPIVAIMGPSVPEKTAPYLEKEKYELVIKPFECRPCRHNFFKECKSSADNKPPCIEAIEVKDVMEKINLLIRRLGINFKV from the coding sequence ATGCTGAACAAAGAGAAAATAAAGAGAATCTTTATCCGCGAGTCTAACTGGATAGGAGATGCCATAATGACAACTCCTGCCATCTCCAGCATTAAAAAAAGCTTTCCTCAGGCAAAACTATTTGTTGCTGCAAACCCGTATGTGGCTGAGATACTAAGGGGTAATCCCTGCATTGATGAATTTCTGGTATTTGATTCAAAAAACTCAAACAATAACCTTTTAAGCAGATTCAGGCTTTTCAGAGAGTGGGGAAAAAAATATAATTTTGACATTGGAATACTTTTCACCAATTCCTTTAAATCCGCCCTTGAAGTTTTTCTGATGGGAATACCTGAACTGGCAGGCTTTGATACTGATGGAAGGGGCTTTTTGCTCACAAGGAAAATTCACGCAACTGCTGAAATATTAAAAAAACATGAGGTTGAATACTTTCTTGACCTTATTAAAGGAATTGGAATTGAGCCGCAGAGCAGAGACTTGACACTCAGGCTTTCAGAACACGATGAAGCCTTTGCAAAAGATTTTTTTGGCAAAAATAATCTCCTGCCAGCACAAATGATTATAACCGTATGCGCAGGCGCATCTCTTCAGCCGAAGGAATGGCATCCTGAAAGGTATGCAAAGGTATGCGATATGCTGGTAAGAAATCTTCGCGCGCAGGTAATAATTCTTGGAAGCAATGCTGACCAGATAGTTTCTTCAAAAATCATTTCCTTTATGGAAGAAAAGGCAATCAACCTTGCAGGAAAAACATCTCTGCGGGAATCAATGGCAATCATAAAAAACAGTGACCTTTATATTGGCAATAACACCGGACCCATGCATATTGCCGCTGCTTTTAAAACCCCGATAGTCGCAATCATGGGTCCATCAGTCCCTGAAAAAACAGCACCATATCTTGAAAAGGAAAAATACGAACTTGTAATAAAACCATTTGAATGCAGGCCCTGCAGGCACAATTTCTTCAAAGAGTGTAAATCGTCAGCTGATAATAAACCCCCTTGTATTGAAGCAATAGAAGTAAAAGATGTAATGGAAAAAATTAATTTACTTATCAGGAGATTGGGTATAAATTTTAAGGTTTAA
- a CDS encoding asparaginyl/glutamyl-tRNA amidotransferase subunit C, translated as MGISKEEVKHIAKLARIEFSEDEINRFTEQLSTILNYVSKLDELNTEDIVPTSHVIDLKNCFRDDEIKSSLPVEESLRNAPQREKFFFKVPKIIE; from the coding sequence ATGGGTATTTCAAAAGAAGAAGTAAAGCATATAGCAAAACTTGCAAGAATTGAATTCTCTGAAGATGAAATTAACAGGTTCACAGAACAACTCAGCACGATTCTGAATTATGTTTCAAAACTTGATGAGCTCAATACAGAAGATATCGTTCCTACATCCCATGTGATAGATTTAAAAAATTGTTTCAGGGATGATGAGATAAAAAGTTCTCTTCCCGTGGAGGAGTCCCTCAGGAATGCCCCGCAAAGAGAAAAATTTTTTTTCAAGGTGCCAAAGATAATTGAATAG
- a CDS encoding tetraacyldisaccharide 4'-kinase, translated as MMNIKKYYLRIIIETDGSLLSSLIRAILSLASIPYLLIINLRNFFYKIKLLKTRKLPCFVISIGNLTWGGTGKTPVTEKVSEILSRNNISHAILSRGYKSENTSRINVVSDKYSILLKPPYAADEALMLAENLKGVPVITGKDRYSTGKFAIKNYGAKALILDDGYQHIALERDLNILLIDSSKDFEKEKLTPRGTLREPFKSLSRADLILLTKTNQAGRDINRLRDFIKHYNHTASIEKAVHRVEGVIEFKSGRAFSLSSFKDKKVLAFSAIGDPASFHSSLKEIGLNIAGFIEFDDHHYYSPDEVNEIYRKAKTLKAEAVITTEKDIKRTPEIFSFAENLYFLKLSVALDEDCIEKIILKHFKSL; from the coding sequence ATGATGAATATAAAAAAATATTATCTTCGTATCATAATAGAGACGGATGGTAGTCTGCTGTCGTCTCTGATTAGGGCAATTCTGTCTCTGGCTTCCATCCCGTACCTGTTAATAATTAACCTAAGAAACTTTTTTTATAAAATAAAACTGCTTAAAACAAGGAAACTGCCGTGCTTTGTAATAAGCATAGGAAATCTCACATGGGGAGGAACAGGCAAAACCCCTGTTACTGAAAAGGTCTCGGAAATTCTTTCAAGGAATAACATTAGCCACGCAATCCTGAGCAGGGGGTACAAGTCTGAAAACACAAGCAGGATAAATGTCGTCTCAGACAAATATTCGATTCTTCTTAAACCTCCATATGCCGCAGATGAAGCCCTCATGCTTGCAGAAAACCTAAAAGGAGTGCCAGTAATAACAGGAAAAGACAGGTATTCAACAGGAAAATTTGCCATTAAAAACTATGGCGCAAAAGCCCTGATACTTGATGATGGTTACCAGCATATAGCGCTTGAAAGAGACCTAAATATCCTTCTTATTGACTCAAGCAAGGATTTTGAAAAGGAGAAGCTTACCCCAAGAGGAACCTTAAGAGAACCATTCAAATCCCTCAGCAGGGCAGACCTGATTCTGCTGACAAAGACCAATCAGGCTGGCAGGGATATAAACAGGCTCCGTGATTTTATAAAACACTATAACCATACTGCCTCTATAGAAAAAGCTGTTCACAGGGTTGAAGGGGTTATTGAGTTCAAATCAGGAAGGGCTTTCAGTTTAAGCTCCTTTAAGGATAAAAAAGTACTTGCCTTCTCAGCTATTGGAGACCCAGCCTCTTTTCATTCATCATTAAAAGAAATTGGATTAAATATTGCCGGGTTTATTGAATTTGACGACCATCATTACTACTCTCCTGATGAAGTGAATGAAATTTACAGAAAAGCCAAAACATTAAAAGCTGAAGCAGTAATCACTACTGAAAAGGATATTAAAAGAACCCCTGAAATCTTTTCATTTGCTGAAAATTTATATTTCTTAAAACTTTCTGTAGCCCTTGATGAAGATTGTATTGAGAAAATAATTTTAAAACATTTTAAGTCTCTATGA
- the gatA gene encoding aspartyl/glutamyl-tRNA amidotransferase subunit A (allows the formation of correctly charged Asn-tRNA(Asn) or Gln-tRNA(Gln) through the transamidation of misacylated Asp-tRNA(Asn) or Glu-tRNA(Gln) in organisms which lack either or both of asparaginyl-tRNA or glutaminyl-tRNA synthetases; reaction takes place in the presence of glutamine and ATP through an activated phospho-Asp-tRNA(Asn) or phospho-Glu-tRNA), which translates to MELRGLNILKLHSMLKSGEISVTEIVRSVLKRIEQVEGKVHAYVTVLGERALGEAELLDEKMKKDGVGDFLFGIPLAIKDNMCVRDVPTTCSSKILSNFIPPYNAGVVERLKERQSIFVGKANMDEFAMGSSTENSFLGTTRNPWSLDRIPGGSSGGSAAAVASDMCIAALGSDTGGSIRQPAACCGVVGLKPTYGLISRYGLVAFASSLDQIGPITKDVTDCAIVLNVIAGHDRRDSTSVPRKIPDYLDSIGKSIRGIRIGIPKEYFVEGMDEDVKAGVDDAIKRLAGEGAEVINISLPHTEYAVSTYYILATAEASSNLARYDGVKYGYQSKNTKDLMEMYCKTRSEGFGNEVKRRIMLGTYVLSSGYYDAYYKKAQKARTLIKEDFDRAFKEVDIILTPTAPTTAFKIGEKSNDPLQMYLSDIFTISVNLGGVPAISIPCGFDRNGLPAGLQLIGKHFDEGTILKVAYCYEQATEWHLRKPEL; encoded by the coding sequence TTGGAACTGCGCGGTTTAAATATACTTAAGCTTCACAGCATGCTTAAGTCCGGAGAAATCTCTGTAACTGAAATTGTCCGGTCAGTTTTGAAAAGGATTGAGCAGGTTGAGGGGAAAGTCCATGCATATGTAACAGTCCTTGGTGAAAGGGCTCTGGGTGAAGCAGAACTTCTTGATGAAAAGATGAAGAAAGATGGTGTTGGGGATTTTCTTTTCGGTATTCCACTTGCCATAAAAGATAATATGTGCGTCAGGGATGTGCCAACAACCTGTTCATCAAAAATACTTTCAAATTTTATTCCTCCATATAATGCTGGTGTTGTTGAAAGGCTGAAGGAGAGGCAGAGCATTTTTGTTGGAAAGGCAAACATGGACGAGTTTGCAATGGGGTCTTCAACAGAAAACTCTTTTTTGGGAACAACGAGAAATCCATGGAGCCTTGACAGGATTCCGGGGGGATCAAGCGGCGGCTCTGCTGCTGCGGTTGCTTCGGATATGTGCATTGCAGCACTCGGGTCTGACACAGGGGGGTCAATAAGACAGCCTGCTGCCTGTTGTGGTGTTGTAGGGCTGAAGCCCACATACGGACTGATTTCAAGATACGGGCTTGTGGCATTTGCCTCATCACTTGACCAGATAGGACCAATAACAAAAGACGTTACAGATTGCGCAATAGTCCTTAATGTAATTGCAGGCCACGACAGGAGAGATTCCACATCTGTTCCAAGAAAAATACCTGATTATCTTGATTCCATTGGAAAAAGTATAAGAGGAATACGAATCGGTATCCCAAAGGAATATTTCGTAGAAGGGATGGATGAAGATGTTAAGGCGGGTGTTGATGATGCAATAAAGAGGCTTGCAGGCGAGGGGGCTGAGGTAATAAATATTTCTCTCCCGCATACGGAGTATGCTGTCAGCACATATTATATCCTTGCAACAGCAGAGGCTTCATCAAACCTTGCAAGGTATGATGGAGTTAAATACGGCTATCAGTCAAAAAACACAAAGGACCTTATGGAAATGTACTGCAAAACCCGCTCTGAGGGTTTCGGGAACGAGGTAAAGAGAAGGATAATGCTTGGGACTTATGTCCTGAGTTCAGGCTATTATGATGCTTATTATAAAAAAGCCCAGAAAGCAAGGACGCTGATAAAGGAGGATTTTGACAGGGCATTTAAAGAAGTTGATATAATACTCACCCCTACAGCTCCAACAACTGCTTTTAAAATTGGAGAAAAATCAAATGACCCTCTTCAAATGTATCTTTCTGATATATTCACAATTTCAGTAAATCTTGGAGGTGTTCCGGCAATATCAATCCCCTGCGGGTTTGACAGGAATGGTTTGCCTGCCGGGCTGCAACTAATCGGAAAGCATTTTGACGAGGGGACAATTTTAAAAGTTGCATACTGTTATGAGCAGGCAACAGAGTGGCATTTAAGGAAGCCGGAATTGTGA